A section of the Enterococcus montenegrensis genome encodes:
- the deoD gene encoding purine-nucleoside phosphorylase — MSVHIEAQTGEIADKILLPGDPLRAKYIAETFLEDPICYNNVRGMLGYTGIYKGERVSVQGTGMGMPSASIYAHELINSYGVKKLIRVGTCGALSEDVHVRDLIIAQAATTSSSIVQKNFQSFHYAPIADFELLKNSYDIAKAKGFTTHVGNILSEDTFYKDDLAETFALADVGILGVEMEAAALYYLAAKFHVQALAICTVSDHMITGEETTAEERQITFNDMIEVGLETAIKE; from the coding sequence ATGAGCGTTCATATTGAAGCACAGACCGGTGAAATCGCCGATAAAATTTTATTACCAGGAGATCCATTACGGGCAAAATATATTGCCGAAACTTTTTTAGAAGACCCGATTTGTTACAATAACGTGCGGGGAATGTTAGGTTATACCGGTATTTATAAAGGTGAGCGGGTATCCGTGCAAGGAACTGGCATGGGGATGCCTTCTGCTAGTATTTATGCCCATGAGTTGATTAACTCCTATGGTGTCAAAAAATTAATTCGCGTTGGGACTTGTGGTGCGCTATCAGAAGATGTGCATGTGCGGGATTTGATTATTGCCCAAGCGGCTACGACTAGCTCCTCAATTGTGCAAAAGAATTTTCAATCTTTCCATTATGCACCAATCGCTGATTTTGAATTATTGAAAAATTCTTATGATATTGCAAAAGCAAAAGGTTTTACCACCCATGTTGGGAATATTTTATCAGAAGATACATTTTATAAAGATGATTTGGCTGAAACTTTTGCTTTAGCTGATGTAGGGATTTTAGGCGTGGAAATGGAAGCAGCTGCTCTTTATTATCTAGCAGCGAAATTTCACGTGCAAGCACTTGCTATTTGTACAGTTAGTGATCATATGATTACCGGTGAAGAAACCACCGCAGAAGAACGTCAAATCACATTTAACGATATGATTGAAGTTGGTTTGGAAACGGCAATTAAAGAATAA
- a CDS encoding iron-containing alcohol dehydrogenase, with the protein MNNFTFNVATDIRFGKDRLHELTAVIENFGQRVLLVYGGGSIKKNGLYDRVLKELADFKIVELAGVEPNPRIETVARGAKLCAENEIDVILAVGGGSTIDCAKAVAAVHGSPDEEPWAVIEKRNYAGAALPIVTILTLAATGSEMNRGAVITNWQTNQKLGMGGENLLPKVSFLDPQNTFSVGKYQTAAGSADIMSHLFENYFNTTPATDVQDGISEGLMRTVTKNCPIALATPTDYDARANLMWASTLALNGLTGSGKGGSWSCHAMEHELSAFYDITHGIGLAILTPRWMHHVLNEETAVKFAQYGRNVWQINETVPMMAARMAIQKTYDYFKACGIPMTLPEVGIEDDRKFEVMAKQAVAYSKIATDAFVPLQVEDVVKIYQDSLVEQNYL; encoded by the coding sequence ATGAATAATTTTACTTTTAATGTTGCAACAGATATCCGCTTTGGTAAAGATCGGTTGCATGAATTGACCGCAGTGATAGAAAATTTTGGCCAAAGGGTATTACTTGTATATGGTGGTGGCAGTATTAAGAAAAACGGTTTGTATGACCGTGTCTTAAAGGAACTGGCGGACTTTAAAATTGTTGAACTGGCAGGAGTAGAACCAAATCCGCGCATTGAAACTGTGGCAAGAGGCGCAAAATTATGTGCTGAAAATGAAATTGACGTGATTTTAGCAGTAGGTGGCGGGTCGACAATTGATTGTGCCAAAGCCGTCGCAGCTGTCCATGGTAGTCCTGATGAAGAGCCATGGGCGGTAATTGAAAAAAGAAATTACGCTGGAGCTGCATTACCAATCGTCACGATTTTGACGTTGGCCGCAACTGGTAGCGAGATGAACCGCGGTGCTGTGATTACCAATTGGCAGACCAACCAAAAATTAGGGATGGGAGGAGAAAATTTATTACCTAAAGTCTCCTTTTTAGATCCGCAAAATACGTTTAGTGTAGGGAAATACCAAACCGCAGCCGGTTCAGCAGATATTATGAGCCACTTATTTGAAAACTACTTTAATACAACGCCTGCAACAGACGTGCAAGACGGTATCAGTGAAGGTTTGATGCGGACAGTAACGAAAAATTGCCCAATTGCTTTAGCTACTCCAACAGACTATGATGCACGGGCAAATCTGATGTGGGCCAGCACCTTGGCATTAAACGGCTTAACTGGTAGTGGGAAAGGCGGTAGTTGGTCCTGTCATGCAATGGAACATGAATTGAGTGCCTTTTATGACATTACCCATGGAATTGGGCTAGCCATTTTAACTCCCCGTTGGATGCATCATGTGTTAAATGAAGAGACTGCAGTGAAGTTTGCCCAATATGGCCGCAATGTTTGGCAAATTAATGAAACGGTACCGATGATGGCAGCCCGCATGGCGATTCAAAAAACATATGATTATTTCAAAGCCTGTGGCATTCCGATGACATTGCCAGAAGTTGGTATTGAAGATGATCGCAAATTTGAAGTGATGGCCAAGCAAGCAGTGGCTTATAGCAAAATTGCAACCGATGCTTTTGTACCCTTACAAGTGGAAGATGTTGTGAAAATTTACCAAGACAGTTTGGTTGAACAAAACTATTTATAA
- a CDS encoding 2,3-diphosphoglycerate-dependent phosphoglycerate mutase codes for MPKLVFSRHGLSEWNALNQFTGWVDVDLAPEGVEEAKEGGRKIKEAGIEFDIAYTSVLKRAIKTCNYILEESDQLWVPQVKSWRLNERHYGALQGLNKKETAEKYGDEQVHIWRRSYDTLPPLLDATDPGSAANDRRYAMLDPRDVPGGENLKVTLERALPFWQDEIAPALKDDKTVLVAAHGNSLRALAKHIEGISDDDIMDLEIPTGQPLVYELNDDLSVAKKYYL; via the coding sequence ATGCCAAAATTAGTATTTTCTCGTCACGGTTTGAGCGAATGGAATGCATTGAACCAATTTACTGGTTGGGTTGACGTAGACCTAGCTCCAGAAGGTGTTGAAGAAGCAAAAGAAGGCGGCCGCAAAATTAAAGAAGCCGGCATCGAATTCGATATCGCTTATACTTCTGTATTAAAACGCGCTATCAAAACTTGTAACTATATCTTAGAAGAATCTGACCAATTATGGGTGCCACAAGTTAAATCATGGCGCTTAAACGAACGTCATTACGGTGCATTACAAGGTTTGAACAAAAAAGAAACCGCTGAAAAATACGGTGACGAACAAGTTCACATCTGGCGTCGTTCATACGACACATTACCTCCATTATTGGATGCAACAGATCCTGGTTCTGCAGCAAATGACCGTCGTTACGCTATGTTAGATCCACGGGACGTTCCTGGTGGAGAAAACTTAAAAGTTACTTTAGAACGTGCTTTACCATTCTGGCAAGATGAAATCGCGCCAGCATTAAAAGACGACAAAACTGTCTTAGTAGCTGCACACGGCAACTCATTACGCGCTTTGGCTAAACACATTGAAGGCATCTCTGATGATGATATCATGGATCTTGAAATTCCAACTGGCCAACCTTTAGTTTATGAATTAAACGACGATTTATCAGTAGCTAAAAAATACTACTTATAA
- a CDS encoding recombinase family protein, which yields MTIFGYARTTINDNDLDSQVKSLTEYGCGPVFLDTFEQKYHEENHADLDTVIAQMQPGDALVVSDLHRLGRSTRQLTELTSLFKNRNLHLVSLTESIDTRSQMGDIYFNLMEGLAQMECALIKERTLVGLNKARQKGKIGGRPKIDGKTVKKIRQLYYDKKETIQFISSKCGVSVGTCYKYINLAPEELEKITN from the coding sequence ATGACAATTTTTGGCTATGCCCGCACCACAATCAACGACAATGATTTAGATTCCCAAGTGAAGTCTTTGACGGAATATGGCTGTGGCCCAGTATTTTTAGATACTTTTGAACAAAAATACCACGAGGAAAATCACGCCGATTTAGATACTGTGATTGCACAAATGCAACCAGGTGACGCCTTAGTCGTAAGCGACTTGCACCGTTTGGGCCGTTCTACGCGTCAACTGACCGAATTAACCAGCTTATTTAAAAATCGCAACTTGCATTTAGTCAGTTTGACTGAAAGCATTGATACCAGAAGCCAGATGGGTGACATCTACTTCAATTTAATGGAAGGCTTAGCACAAATGGAATGTGCGCTGATTAAAGAGCGTACCCTTGTCGGTCTAAACAAAGCCCGCCAAAAAGGTAAAATTGGCGGTCGTCCCAAAATCGATGGGAAAACGGTGAAAAAAATTCGCCAGCTTTATTACGATAAAAAAGAAACAATTCAATTCATTTCTTCTAAGTGTGGTGTATCAGTGGGAACCTGCTATAAATACATTAATTTAGCCCCTGAAGAATTGGAAAAAATTACGAATTAA
- the rpiA gene encoding ribose-5-phosphate isomerase RpiA has translation MDLKEMVGKEACKHIKSGMTVGLGTGSTAYHMVAEVGRMIKEENLQITGVTTSTQTLIQARELGIPLASIDEVDHIDITIDGADEVDPNFLGIKGGGAALLYEKIVATYSDKVIWIVDSSKMVEKLGKFPLPVEVIPFGSQQIFNILAKQGYNPTFRKTSDGEFLHTDSGNYIIDLHLETIADPHALAEELIHMTGVVEHGLFLDMTQLVIVGEKDGPKTLHNPAFS, from the coding sequence ATGGACTTAAAAGAAATGGTTGGCAAAGAAGCCTGCAAGCATATTAAAAGCGGTATGACAGTCGGACTTGGAACGGGTTCAACTGCTTATCACATGGTGGCAGAAGTGGGTCGGATGATTAAAGAAGAGAATTTACAAATTACCGGTGTGACCACTTCTACCCAAACTTTAATTCAAGCCAGAGAACTAGGGATTCCATTGGCCTCAATTGATGAAGTCGATCACATTGATATTACCATTGACGGTGCCGATGAAGTTGATCCTAATTTTTTAGGAATTAAAGGTGGCGGTGCCGCTCTCTTATATGAAAAAATCGTTGCCACGTATTCTGATAAAGTGATTTGGATTGTTGACAGCTCTAAAATGGTCGAAAAATTGGGTAAGTTTCCCCTACCAGTTGAAGTGATTCCTTTTGGCAGCCAACAAATTTTCAACATTTTAGCCAAACAAGGCTACAACCCCACTTTCCGTAAAACGAGCGATGGCGAGTTTTTGCACACGGATAGCGGCAATTATATTATTGATTTGCATTTAGAGACAATCGCCGATCCTCACGCACTGGCTGAAGAATTAATCCACATGACTGGTGTAGTGGAACATGGCTTGTTTTTAGATATGACGCAGTTGGTAATTGTCGGTGAAAAAGACGGCCCTAAAACGTTACACAACCCCGCTTTTTCTTAA
- the rpsL gene encoding 30S ribosomal protein S12 gives MPTINQLVRKPRKSKVEKSNSPALNKGYNSFKKAQTNVNSPQKRGVATRVGTMTPKKPNSALRKYARVRLSNLIEVTAYIPGIGHNLQEHSVVLLRGGRVKDLPGVRYHIVRGALDTAGVNDRKQSRSKYGTKRPKA, from the coding sequence ATGCCTACAATTAACCAATTAGTACGTAAACCTCGTAAATCCAAGGTTGAAAAATCAAATTCACCAGCATTGAACAAAGGATATAACAGTTTCAAAAAAGCTCAAACGAATGTGAACTCTCCGCAAAAACGTGGGGTTGCCACTCGTGTGGGTACAATGACACCGAAAAAACCGAACTCAGCTTTGCGTAAATATGCCCGTGTTCGTTTGTCTAACTTGATCGAAGTAACAGCTTATATCCCAGGTATCGGCCATAACTTACAAGAACACAGCGTTGTTTTATTACGTGGTGGACGTGTAAAAGACTTACCAGGGGTACGTTACCATATCGTTCGTGGTGCATTAGATACAGCTGGCGTTAACGACCGTAAACAATCTCGTTCTAAATACGGTACAAAACGTCCTAAAGCTTAA
- the rpsG gene encoding 30S ribosomal protein S7, whose protein sequence is MPRKGPVAKRDVLPDPMYNSKLVTRLINRVMVDGKRGIAANIIYNAFDIIKESTGNDPLEVFEQAMKNIMPVLEVKARRVGGSNYQVPVEVRPERRTTLGLRWVVNYARLRGEHTMEERLAKEIMDAANNTGASVKKREDTHKMAEANRAFAHYRW, encoded by the coding sequence ATGCCTCGTAAAGGTCCAGTTGCAAAACGCGATGTTTTACCAGATCCTATGTATAACTCAAAATTAGTAACCCGTTTGATTAACCGTGTTATGGTTGATGGCAAACGCGGGATTGCTGCAAATATTATCTATAATGCTTTTGACATTATTAAAGAATCTACTGGTAACGATCCATTAGAAGTCTTTGAACAAGCAATGAAAAATATCATGCCTGTCTTAGAAGTTAAAGCTCGCCGTGTCGGTGGTTCTAACTACCAAGTCCCAGTTGAAGTTCGTCCTGAACGTCGTACAACTTTAGGCTTACGTTGGGTTGTTAACTACGCACGTTTGCGTGGAGAACACACAATGGAAGAACGTCTTGCAAAAGAAATCATGGATGCAGCAAACAACACTGGTGCTTCTGTGAAAAAACGCGAAGACACACACAAAATGGCCGAAGCCAACCGTGCTTTTGCCCACTATCGTTGGTAA
- the fusA gene encoding elongation factor G, whose amino-acid sequence MAREFSLEKTRNIGIMAHVDAGKTTTTERILYYTGKIHKIGETHEGASQMDWMEQEQERGITITSAATTAQWKGYRVNIIDTPGHVDFTIEVQRSLRVLDGAVTVLDSQSGVEPQTETVWRQATEYRVPRVVFCNKMDKIGADFLYSVSTLHDRLGANAHPIQLPIGAEEDFTGIIDLVTMKAEIYTNDLGTEIQETEIPEEYLEQAQEWREKLVEAVAETDEDLMMKYLDGEEITEAELKAGIRQATINVDFFPVMAGSAFKNKGVQLMLDAVLDYLPSPLDVEAIKGIDPKTDEETTRPADDEAPFASLAFKVMTDPFVGRLTFFRVYSGVLESGSYVLNASKDKKERIGRILQMHANTRNEIDRVYSGDIAAAVGLKDTTTGDTLCALDSPVILESIEFPDPVIQVAVEPKSKADQDKMGIALQKLAEEDPSFRVETNVETGETVISGMGELHLDVLVDRMRREFKVEANVGAPQVSYRETFRAATEAEGKFVRQSGGKGQYGHVWIEFTPNEEGAGFEFENAIVGGVVPREYIPAVEKGLVDAMDNGVLAGYPLVDIKAKLYDGSYHDVDSSETAFRVAASMALRAAAKKAKPAILEPMMKVTITVPEDYLGDIMGHVTARRGRVEGMEAHGNSQIVNAIVPLAEMFGYATTLRSSTQGRGTFMMVFDHYEDVPKSIQEEIIKKNGGKAE is encoded by the coding sequence ATGGCTAGAGAATTTTCGTTAGAAAAAACTCGTAATATTGGTATCATGGCTCACGTCGATGCAGGTAAAACTACTACGACTGAACGTATCCTTTATTATACAGGTAAAATCCATAAAATTGGTGAAACCCACGAAGGCGCTTCACAAATGGACTGGATGGAACAAGAACAAGAACGTGGTATCACTATCACTTCTGCTGCGACAACTGCTCAGTGGAAAGGTTACCGTGTCAACATCATCGACACACCAGGACACGTGGACTTCACAATTGAAGTACAACGTTCATTGCGTGTATTAGATGGTGCGGTTACTGTCCTTGACTCTCAATCAGGGGTTGAACCACAAACTGAAACTGTTTGGCGCCAAGCAACAGAATACCGCGTACCTCGTGTTGTATTCTGTAACAAAATGGACAAAATCGGTGCAGACTTCTTGTACTCAGTTTCTACATTACACGATCGTTTGGGTGCTAACGCTCATCCAATCCAATTACCAATTGGTGCAGAAGAAGATTTCACCGGTATCATTGACCTTGTGACAATGAAAGCTGAAATCTACACAAACGACTTAGGTACTGAAATTCAAGAAACTGAAATTCCTGAAGAATACCTAGAACAAGCGCAAGAATGGCGCGAAAAATTAGTGGAAGCAGTAGCTGAAACTGATGAAGATTTAATGATGAAATATTTAGACGGCGAAGAAATTACTGAAGCTGAATTAAAAGCTGGTATCCGTCAAGCAACAATCAACGTTGACTTCTTCCCTGTAATGGCTGGTTCAGCCTTCAAAAACAAAGGGGTTCAATTAATGTTGGATGCTGTTCTTGACTACTTGCCTTCACCATTAGATGTTGAAGCAATTAAAGGGATCGATCCGAAGACTGACGAAGAAACAACTCGTCCAGCTGACGACGAAGCTCCATTTGCCTCATTAGCATTTAAAGTTATGACTGACCCATTCGTAGGTCGCCTAACTTTCTTCCGTGTTTATTCTGGTGTCTTAGAAAGTGGTTCATACGTATTGAACGCTTCAAAAGACAAAAAAGAACGTATCGGACGTATCTTGCAAATGCACGCCAACACGCGTAACGAAATCGACCGCGTTTATTCCGGTGATATCGCTGCTGCCGTTGGTTTGAAAGATACAACAACAGGGGACACTCTTTGTGCCTTAGATTCTCCAGTAATCTTAGAATCAATCGAATTCCCTGACCCAGTTATCCAAGTTGCTGTTGAACCTAAATCAAAAGCTGACCAAGATAAAATGGGTATTGCATTACAAAAACTTGCAGAAGAAGATCCATCATTCCGTGTTGAAACAAACGTTGAAACTGGTGAAACTGTTATCTCAGGGATGGGTGAATTGCACTTAGACGTCTTAGTTGACCGTATGCGTCGTGAATTTAAAGTCGAAGCAAACGTTGGTGCTCCTCAAGTTTCTTATCGTGAAACTTTCCGTGCTGCTACTGAAGCAGAAGGTAAGTTTGTACGTCAGTCTGGTGGTAAAGGTCAATACGGTCACGTATGGATTGAATTTACGCCAAACGAAGAAGGTGCCGGTTTCGAATTCGAAAACGCCATCGTTGGTGGTGTGGTTCCACGTGAATACATTCCAGCTGTTGAAAAAGGTTTAGTAGATGCAATGGACAACGGTGTCTTAGCTGGCTATCCATTAGTTGATATTAAAGCAAAACTTTACGACGGTTCTTACCATGATGTCGATTCAAGTGAAACTGCCTTCCGTGTTGCTGCTTCAATGGCATTGCGGGCTGCTGCTAAAAAAGCAAAACCTGCAATCTTAGAACCAATGATGAAAGTTACAATTACTGTTCCAGAAGATTACTTAGGTGATATTATGGGTCACGTAACTGCTCGTCGTGGTCGCGTTGAAGGTATGGAAGCACACGGTAACTCCCAAATCGTTAATGCTATCGTTCCGTTAGCAGAAATGTTTGGTTACGCAACTACATTGCGTTCATCTACACAAGG